The Marivivens sp. LCG002 genome includes a window with the following:
- a CDS encoding sorbosone dehydrogenase family protein — protein sequence MALLAQLTALVGGTIAYARSFRSPNHQAFGTSPEIPEARKQGIMTLKMPVAEGWKGDHVPTCAPGLKVNAFASGLDHPRWIHVLPNGDVLVAESKEQPGPPKTLLDHAAQATMRKVKAIGISANRVSLWRDADGDGIAEVREVFIENQNQPFGMALIGTKFFLGNTDGIVQFDYDPETNKLSGEGKRLVEFKPHGHWTRSLIVSPDQTKIYAGVGSLSNIGDHGMDAEEGRAAIWELDVETGKARIFASGLRNAVGMAWEPTTGALWTVVNERDGLGDETPPDYLTSVQDGGFYGWPYCYWGKTIDDRVPQDPALVARAITPDYALGGHTASLGLCWMPKGTLPGFGDGMVIGQHGSWNRSKLSGYKLIFVPFENGKPSGPARDILSGFLSEDEKLAYGRPVGVTLGADGKSLLMADDVGDIIWRVTAA from the coding sequence ATGGCTCTTCTGGCTCAACTGACTGCGCTCGTGGGTGGAACCATCGCCTATGCGCGAAGCTTCCGCTCACCCAACCATCAGGCTTTCGGCACATCGCCCGAGATCCCCGAGGCCCGCAAACAGGGCATCATGACGCTCAAAATGCCGGTCGCCGAAGGGTGGAAAGGCGATCACGTTCCGACCTGTGCGCCCGGTCTCAAGGTCAACGCCTTTGCCTCGGGTCTCGATCATCCGCGCTGGATTCACGTCCTGCCCAACGGTGACGTCCTCGTCGCCGAATCCAAGGAACAACCGGGCCCGCCCAAAACGCTCCTCGACCACGCCGCCCAAGCCACCATGCGCAAGGTCAAAGCCATCGGGATAAGCGCCAACCGCGTCTCGCTCTGGCGCGACGCCGACGGCGACGGCATCGCCGAGGTCCGCGAGGTTTTCATCGAGAACCAGAACCAGCCTTTCGGCATGGCGCTGATCGGGACCAAATTCTTCCTCGGCAACACCGACGGCATCGTGCAATTCGACTATGACCCCGAGACCAACAAACTCTCGGGCGAAGGCAAGCGTCTCGTCGAATTCAAACCGCACGGCCACTGGACCCGAAGCCTCATCGTCTCGCCCGATCAGACCAAGATCTACGCAGGCGTCGGCTCGCTCTCCAACATCGGCGATCACGGAATGGACGCCGAAGAGGGACGCGCCGCGATCTGGGAGCTCGATGTTGAAACAGGCAAGGCCCGCATCTTTGCCTCGGGCCTTCGCAACGCGGTCGGCATGGCATGGGAGCCGACGACAGGCGCGCTCTGGACCGTGGTCAACGAACGCGACGGCCTCGGCGATGAAACCCCGCCCGATTACCTCACTTCGGTTCAGGACGGCGGCTTTTACGGCTGGCCCTATTGCTACTGGGGCAAAACCATCGACGACCGCGTGCCCCAAGACCCCGCTTTGGTGGCCCGTGCGATCACGCCCGACTACGCGCTCGGGGGTCATACGGCTTCGCTCGGCCTCTGCTGGATGCCCAAGGGCACCCTTCCGGGATTCGGGGACGGCATGGTCATCGGCCAGCACGGATCGTGGAACCGCTCCAAGCTCAGCGGCTACAAGCTGATCTTCGTGCCCTTCGAGAACGGCAAACCAAGTGGCCCCGCCCGAGACATCCTGAGCGGCTTCCTCTCCGAAGATGAAAAGCTCGCCTATGGCCGTCCCGTCGGCGTCACCCTCGGCGCAGACGGCAAATCGCTCCTGATGGCCGATGACGTGGGCGACATCATCTGGCGCGTTACCGCCGCCTAA
- a CDS encoding alpha/beta hydrolase — MFRRIAAVLAFATLAACGDTTTYLRESLSTSVTSLPFSEGGERFDLYQIRKTENPSEIAFFVGGSGCTSLSVYLAPYFAALNPEISIYAVDKKGVSKGALGLHCSDTFWENYAYDTLVERNAIALNAVHKLHPDRTISIIGTSEGGPIATALAATHAGVSKLVLIGAGGQTQRQELEQILPRPTFEHLQKTVATSPQSVTDFTLGYPHRYWTSILDHDPRALMQGLDLPTLILIGEKDESVPVASAAVAQSLIKGAELVIWPDADHTFDTPQGPARDQMIARVGDFILR; from the coding sequence ATGTTTCGACGGATCGCTGCCGTTCTGGCCTTCGCCACCCTTGCGGCCTGTGGAGACACCACGACCTATCTCAGAGAATCCCTCTCCACCTCAGTCACATCGCTTCCTTTCAGCGAAGGCGGCGAACGCTTCGACCTCTATCAAATCCGCAAAACCGAAAACCCGTCTGAAATCGCATTCTTTGTCGGTGGATCGGGCTGCACCTCGCTCAGCGTCTACCTTGCCCCGTATTTTGCCGCCCTGAATCCCGAAATTTCCATTTATGCCGTTGATAAAAAAGGCGTTTCCAAGGGCGCACTCGGGCTGCACTGCTCTGATACATTCTGGGAGAACTACGCCTACGACACACTTGTCGAGCGCAATGCCATCGCGTTGAACGCCGTCCACAAACTACACCCTGATCGCACCATCTCGATCATCGGTACATCCGAAGGTGGCCCGATCGCGACCGCCCTCGCTGCAACCCACGCAGGCGTGTCAAAACTCGTGTTGATCGGCGCAGGCGGTCAAACCCAGCGGCAAGAGCTTGAACAGATCCTGCCGCGCCCGACCTTCGAGCACCTTCAAAAAACGGTCGCCACTTCGCCGCAAAGCGTTACGGACTTCACTCTGGGTTATCCGCACCGCTATTGGACGTCCATCCTCGACCACGACCCGCGCGCATTGATGCAAGGCCTCGATCTGCCGACGCTGATCCTCATCGGTGAAAAGGATGAAAGCGTCCCCGTCGCCTCGGCCGCCGTTGCACAGTCGCTGATCAAAGGCGCCGAGCTTGTCATCTGGCCCGACGCCGATCATACCTTCGACACCCCCCAAGGCCCCGCACGCGATCAAATGATCGCACGGGTGGGTGATTTCATTCTCAGGTGA
- a CDS encoding phosphogluconate dehydrogenase C-terminal domain-containing protein, which yields MTNVAVFGAGGKMGVRCSLNLAKTSFNVSHVEVSEAGRARLKDAVGVDCVDADVAIANADVVLLAVPDTAIGAVAKSIVDKLNPGTMVVILDAAAPFAGHLPERADITYFVTHPCHPMIYHNEETEAARLDRFGGVAHPQGVVNALMQGPEEHYAIGDEVAKAIYAPVRTTYRVTVEQMAYLEPGLSETVCASLLMVMKQAMDAVVKTGVSEECARDFLLGHMNILGAVIFKVQDGVFSDACNKAIEFGIPALMRDDWKKVFERDEIMASIKRIT from the coding sequence ATGACGAACGTGGCTGTATTCGGCGCCGGCGGGAAAATGGGCGTGCGCTGTTCGCTCAATCTCGCCAAGACTTCTTTCAATGTGTCGCATGTCGAAGTGAGCGAGGCAGGCCGTGCGCGGCTCAAGGATGCGGTCGGTGTGGACTGTGTCGATGCGGATGTCGCGATTGCGAATGCGGATGTTGTTCTGCTTGCGGTGCCCGATACGGCGATTGGCGCGGTCGCCAAGAGCATCGTGGACAAGCTCAATCCCGGAACGATGGTGGTGATCCTTGATGCGGCGGCGCCTTTTGCGGGGCATTTGCCCGAGCGCGCCGATATCACCTATTTCGTGACGCATCCGTGCCATCCGATGATTTACCACAACGAAGAGACCGAGGCCGCGCGTCTGGATCGGTTCGGTGGGGTGGCCCATCCGCAGGGGGTTGTGAACGCTCTTATGCAGGGACCTGAAGAGCATTATGCGATCGGGGATGAAGTGGCCAAGGCGATCTATGCGCCAGTACGCACGACTTATCGCGTGACGGTCGAGCAGATGGCCTATCTTGAGCCTGGATTGTCCGAAACGGTGTGTGCCTCGCTTCTCATGGTGATGAAGCAGGCGATGGACGCGGTGGTCAAGACGGGCGTGTCCGAAGAATGCGCACGTGATTTCCTCCTTGGTCACATGAATATTCTCGGCGCTGTGATCTTCAAAGTGCAGGACGGCGTGTTCTCGGACGCGTGCAACAAAGCGATCGAGTTCGGCATTCCCGCGCTCATGCGTGACGACTGGAAAAAGGTGTTCGAGCGCGACGAGATCATGGCGTCGATCAAGCGGATCACCTGA
- a CDS encoding four-carbon acid sugar kinase family protein, producing MAPLITWFGDDFTGAAAVMEVLAFAGIDTVLFSDIPDPALFARFAHCDAIGIASTARTEGPDWMEAHLPPALDFLQNTGAPILHYKVCSTFDSSRQSGNIGRATEIGLRITGAKAAPLLTAAPQMRRYQAFGNLFAGTFDGVFRLDRHPVMSRHPVTPMAEADLALHLAVQTDLPIGLIDLEALWTDPAPRLATLLDQGKRILSLDSMEDRSEAAAGTLIWDNRDALSFAVGSQGIEFALVRHWQDIGLIPPPPAPKSAGKHDQIAVISGSVSPSTAQQIDWASKNGFVIIRFDASAMLETPSTTETLIGTTVETAIQAVQNGQSPLVCSATGPEDPAVAKVRSTVARKNIPMEEANKAIGIALGQILDGILKATDIRRAVISGGDTSGHGMRALGLKALKAVAPTIPGASLCVGYGGAHHDGLEIALKGGQMGSMDFFGWIREGGGPR from the coding sequence ATGGCGCCACTGATCACTTGGTTCGGGGATGACTTCACGGGCGCCGCGGCCGTGATGGAGGTCCTCGCCTTTGCTGGCATCGACACGGTCCTCTTTTCGGACATCCCCGACCCCGCTCTTTTCGCCCGCTTCGCGCATTGCGACGCAATCGGCATCGCCTCGACCGCACGCACCGAAGGGCCGGATTGGATGGAGGCCCATCTCCCCCCTGCCTTAGATTTCCTGCAAAACACGGGCGCGCCGATCCTTCATTACAAAGTCTGCTCGACCTTCGACTCTTCGCGCCAGTCGGGAAACATCGGCCGCGCCACCGAAATCGGCCTTCGGATCACAGGGGCCAAGGCCGCGCCTTTGCTCACCGCCGCCCCGCAAATGCGCCGCTATCAGGCGTTCGGGAACCTCTTTGCGGGCACCTTCGACGGCGTGTTCCGCCTTGATAGACACCCCGTTATGTCGCGCCACCCCGTCACCCCGATGGCCGAAGCCGACCTTGCGCTGCATCTTGCCGTGCAAACCGACCTTCCCATCGGCCTCATCGACCTCGAAGCGCTCTGGACCGATCCCGCGCCCCGACTTGCGACCCTTCTGGACCAAGGCAAACGTATCCTCTCCCTCGACAGCATGGAGGATCGCAGCGAAGCCGCCGCAGGCACGCTCATCTGGGACAACCGAGACGCGCTTTCCTTTGCCGTAGGCTCCCAAGGGATCGAATTCGCCCTCGTCCGCCATTGGCAGGACATCGGCCTTATTCCCCCGCCTCCCGCCCCCAAATCCGCTGGCAAGCATGACCAAATCGCGGTGATCTCGGGCTCTGTCTCTCCCAGCACCGCGCAGCAAATCGACTGGGCCTCCAAGAACGGGTTCGTGATCATCCGTTTCGACGCGTCCGCTATGTTAGAGACGCCTTCGACAACCGAAACCCTGATCGGGACGACCGTCGAAACGGCGATCCAAGCCGTGCAAAACGGCCAAAGCCCCCTCGTCTGTTCCGCCACTGGACCAGAAGACCCCGCCGTCGCCAAAGTCCGCTCGACAGTCGCCCGAAAAAACATCCCGATGGAGGAAGCCAACAAAGCCATCGGCATTGCCCTCGGTCAAATCCTCGACGGCATCCTGAAGGCGACCGACATCCGCCGCGCCGTCATTTCGGGCGGCGACACGTCGGGCCACGGCATGCGCGCCCTCGGACTTAAGGCGCTCAAGGCCGTTGCCCCGACCATTCCCGGCGCATCGCTTTGTGTCGGCTACGGCGGCGCACACCACGACGGCTTGGAAATCGCGCTCAAGGGCGGTCAAATGGGAAGCATGGATTTCTTCGGCTGGATCAGAGAGGGCGGCGGCCCACGCTAG
- the nanR gene encoding transcriptional regulator NanR, with protein sequence MSATAEPKTEEDKIVRRKLSDQVLDRLRAMILNRELAPGDVMPSERALMERFGVGRPAVREALQSLHNSGLISINHGERSRVNEVSAATVLSQSDPIARLVLSAAPANLEHLKHARQMFELGMIRVAAQKATAADVAELWAIHAEQERQLGNATAFTEADMRFHIRLARMTENPIIVSVSEAMLGWLFEYHVGLLHWSGKEEVTLAEHARMIELVEAHDVEGAVAMMERHLERSAGVFEAKA encoded by the coding sequence ATGAGCGCGACAGCCGAACCCAAGACGGAGGAAGACAAGATCGTCCGCCGCAAGCTGTCCGATCAGGTACTCGACCGTCTTCGCGCGATGATCCTGAACCGCGAGCTTGCGCCCGGCGATGTCATGCCGTCGGAACGCGCTTTGATGGAGCGGTTCGGGGTGGGGCGGCCCGCCGTGCGTGAGGCGCTCCAATCTTTGCACAACAGCGGGCTTATCAGCATCAACCATGGCGAACGCTCGCGGGTGAACGAGGTGAGTGCGGCGACGGTTCTGAGCCAGTCGGACCCGATTGCGCGGCTGGTGCTGAGTGCGGCGCCTGCGAACCTTGAGCATCTCAAACATGCGCGGCAGATGTTCGAGCTTGGTATGATCCGCGTTGCGGCCCAAAAGGCGACAGCGGCTGATGTGGCGGAGCTTTGGGCGATCCATGCCGAACAGGAGCGGCAGCTCGGGAACGCGACCGCCTTTACCGAGGCGGATATGCGGTTTCACATCAGGCTTGCCCGAATGACCGAGAACCCGATCATCGTTTCGGTGTCAGAGGCCATGCTGGGTTGGCTTTTCGAGTATCACGTCGGTCTTTTGCATTGGTCGGGCAAGGAAGAGGTGACGCTGGCCGAACACGCGCGGATGATCGAGCTCGTCGAGGCGCATGACGTCGAAGGTGCAGTTGCCATGATGGAACGCCACCTTGAGCGGTCGGCGGGCGTATTCGAGGCAAAAGCCTAG
- the oiaX gene encoding 3-oxo-isoapionate-4-phosphate decarboxylase OiaX, producing the protein MARSEIKVTYRLETNGNIEKLAAKIASDQSTGTFTALPSETDEVRARCAAIVTGITPLDDVHTPSFPDPDGRGPYHRADVTIAYPLEAIGTDIAALMTIAVGGVYAVRGATGIRVRDIDLPPEWSCHLGPQFGIQGSRDLMGIQSGPMIASIIKPSLGLLPIETAEMVRQLCDAGVDFIKDDEKLMNPAYSPFEARVKAIMPVIKDHEQKTGKRVMYAFGISSADPDTMMRNHDIVLENGGNAAVININSIGYGGMTYLRKRSALCLHAHRNGWDILTRHPGLGMDFTAYQKIWRLLGVDQFQINGIRAKYWEPDESFVQSFKDVMTPIFNDTDRPLPVVCSGQWGGQAVDTYRQTGRTLDLMYLGGGGVHGHPMGMAAGVKAMRQAWESAAANIELADYAKDHPELAAALAKWG; encoded by the coding sequence ATGGCGCGCAGCGAGATCAAAGTCACCTATCGGCTTGAAACCAATGGGAATATCGAAAAACTCGCCGCCAAAATCGCCTCGGATCAATCCACAGGCACCTTTACCGCGCTCCCCAGTGAAACGGACGAAGTCCGCGCCCGCTGCGCCGCCATCGTTACGGGCATCACGCCATTGGACGATGTTCACACGCCTTCATTCCCCGATCCCGATGGACGCGGCCCCTATCACCGCGCCGATGTGACAATCGCCTATCCGCTCGAAGCCATCGGCACCGACATCGCGGCACTCATGACCATTGCGGTCGGCGGCGTCTATGCGGTGCGCGGCGCGACGGGAATACGGGTCAGGGACATCGACCTTCCGCCCGAATGGTCCTGTCACCTCGGCCCGCAATTCGGCATTCAAGGCTCGCGCGATCTCATGGGCATTCAAAGTGGTCCGATGATTGCGTCGATCATCAAACCGTCGCTTGGCCTTCTCCCCATTGAGACCGCAGAGATGGTGCGCCAGCTCTGCGACGCAGGCGTCGATTTCATCAAGGACGACGAAAAGCTGATGAATCCGGCCTATTCCCCGTTCGAGGCCCGCGTCAAAGCCATTATGCCCGTGATCAAGGACCACGAGCAAAAGACGGGCAAACGCGTGATGTATGCCTTTGGCATCTCGTCCGCCGATCCCGATACGATGATGCGCAACCACGACATCGTTCTGGAAAACGGCGGGAATGCCGCGGTGATCAACATCAACTCCATCGGCTATGGCGGGATGACTTACCTGCGCAAACGGTCGGCTCTCTGCCTTCATGCGCATCGCAACGGCTGGGACATCCTCACCCGCCATCCGGGATTGGGCATGGATTTCACCGCCTATCAGAAAATCTGGCGGCTCCTCGGCGTGGATCAGTTCCAGATCAACGGCATCCGCGCCAAATACTGGGAGCCCGACGAAAGCTTTGTCCAATCGTTCAAGGACGTGATGACCCCCATTTTCAACGACACCGACCGCCCGCTTCCCGTGGTCTGTTCGGGTCAATGGGGCGGGCAAGCGGTGGACACCTATCGCCAAACAGGCCGCACGCTCGATCTGATGTATCTCGGCGGCGGCGGTGTGCACGGCCACCCCATGGGCATGGCCGCAGGGGTCAAGGCGATGCGCCAAGCGTGGGAGAGTGCCGCCGCAAACATCGAGCTTGCCGATTATGCCAAGGATCATCCCGAACTTGCCGCCGCTCTGGCGAAATGGGGTTAA
- a CDS encoding glycosyltransferase — MPSRSTVLQRLALPEAGILDQEPLFWKRTHGIRRDGDVLHFAAGSDLDLGAYLNVFHPTQWQTHTGAQEFTLDLNGQGRFILSIRAHGPNAAISVRQEMEVTLPFRLTLPAPQEPELWSLALHALERGQITACDWSTPLAPKPIKLALCITTYRREAEVARTIARLQDLIIKHDLSEQFTLIVIDNGQSLTLPETPKTTVIANRNLGGSGGFARGLLHARDIGASHCLFMDDDASCPSESLLRTFALLSLAPDTAVCGAMIGAAHPNLMWENGAVFEGRCRPQFSGTNLARIEDVTDMEFSALRPKSAGHYGGWWFFAFPAGKVETLPYPFFVRGDDISFSLANTFHQITLGGVVSIQEDFSDKESPLTQYLDLRNHLSQYLVHPSTCPSRLGAAGFALRFIGRSLLRMHYETCEALLLAWSHMIETPDLFETDPEATQARAEVAALYKTERWSEDRMPSGLLPPKRNPLWKQILSRLTLNGHLVPFWTNIAPKTAVHPNVRAQVWPVMMTSGARLYDRSGTRAYTVTHSKRRFFAISLRALALALRWTLAYPSIRAKHRASYARATQEPYWRGEFEKPLN, encoded by the coding sequence GTGCCAAGCCGATCCACAGTTCTCCAACGACTGGCCCTCCCCGAAGCGGGCATCCTCGACCAAGAACCCTTGTTCTGGAAGCGGACCCACGGCATTCGGCGGGACGGCGACGTGCTCCACTTTGCGGCGGGGTCCGATCTCGACCTCGGAGCCTATCTCAACGTCTTTCACCCGACCCAATGGCAAACCCACACGGGCGCGCAGGAATTCACCCTCGATCTGAACGGCCAAGGTCGCTTTATACTCAGCATCCGTGCGCATGGCCCCAACGCCGCCATTTCGGTTCGGCAAGAGATGGAGGTCACACTTCCCTTCCGCCTGACGCTCCCTGCACCGCAAGAGCCCGAGCTTTGGTCGCTCGCCCTTCACGCTTTGGAGCGGGGGCAGATCACCGCCTGCGACTGGTCCACCCCCCTTGCGCCCAAGCCGATCAAACTCGCCCTTTGCATCACCACCTACCGCCGAGAGGCCGAGGTCGCACGAACGATCGCGCGGCTCCAAGATCTGATCATCAAACACGACCTTTCCGAACAGTTCACCCTCATCGTGATCGACAATGGACAGTCTCTAACCCTGCCCGAAACGCCCAAAACGACGGTGATCGCCAACCGCAATCTGGGGGGAAGCGGCGGCTTTGCCCGCGGGCTTCTCCATGCCCGCGACATCGGCGCGAGCCATTGTCTCTTTATGGACGACGACGCCTCTTGCCCGAGCGAAAGCCTCCTTCGGACCTTTGCGCTCCTGTCGCTTGCGCCCGATACCGCCGTCTGCGGCGCGATGATCGGCGCGGCGCATCCCAATCTCATGTGGGAAAACGGCGCCGTTTTCGAGGGCCGCTGCCGCCCACAGTTCTCGGGCACCAACCTCGCCCGCATCGAAGACGTGACGGATATGGAGTTTTCCGCCCTCCGCCCCAAATCGGCGGGACACTATGGCGGCTGGTGGTTCTTTGCCTTCCCCGCGGGGAAGGTCGAAACGCTTCCCTATCCGTTCTTTGTGCGGGGCGACGACATCTCCTTTTCGCTCGCCAACACCTTTCATCAGATCACCCTCGGCGGTGTCGTCTCGATCCAAGAGGATTTCAGCGACAAGGAATCCCCGCTCACCCAATATCTCGACCTGCGCAACCACCTCTCCCAGTATTTGGTGCACCCCTCGACCTGCCCGTCGCGCCTTGGCGCGGCAGGCTTCGCGCTCCGCTTCATCGGGCGGTCCCTTCTCAGGATGCACTACGAAACCTGCGAGGCCTTGCTCCTTGCCTGGTCGCATATGATCGAAACCCCCGATCTCTTTGAAACCGACCCCGAGGCCACCCAAGCCCGCGCCGAGGTTGCCGCTCTCTACAAGACCGAGCGTTGGTCAGAAGACCGGATGCCCTCCGGTCTTCTCCCGCCCAAGCGCAATCCGCTCTGGAAACAGATCCTCTCACGTCTCACCCTGAACGGCCATCTGGTGCCCTTCTGGACAAACATCGCGCCGAAAACCGCCGTCCATCCCAATGTCCGCGCACAGGTTTGGCCCGTCATGATGACTTCAGGCGCGCGCCTTTATGACCGAAGCGGCACCCGCGCCTATACCGTCACCCATTCCAAGCGTCGCTTTTTCGCGATCTCGCTGCGGGCCTTGGCCCTCGCGCTGCGCTGGACGCTGGCCTATCCGTCGATCCGTGCAAAACACCGCGCCTCCTATGCCCGCGCAACCCAAGAGCCCTATTGGCGCGGCGAATTTGAAAAACCTTTGAATTAA